A genomic window from Vitis riparia cultivar Riparia Gloire de Montpellier isolate 1030 chromosome 18, EGFV_Vit.rip_1.0, whole genome shotgun sequence includes:
- the LOC117907903 gene encoding double-stranded RNA-binding protein 1-like, with the protein MSSNDGFAGVSNCYVFKSRLQEYAQKVGLPTPLYDTIKEGPPHVPSFKSTVIVNDVRYDSLPGFSNRKAAEQSAAEVALVELAKSGNMKECISQPVHETGLCKNLLQEYAQKMNYAIPMYVCQKDESPGRAASFSCTVEIGGIRYIGAAARTKKEAEIKAARTALLAIQANTDGVGEKSIGNTQLTVIPGKKKGPESGNLDEPAKALKPKKARFKTKGLRKKFPGNKVGNDQVEDTRGMEVDIDNQVGSELLQTDASMVQVAESGLLSMESKENVEGEKSIVNQNGGDKTVAEGDPIPDIIGNCQNGQATASDIKKTDHKAPPELGISSMSPAEVLVTVAMEVNKVSEAGLVDSAIMNSPNEDQTEAASAAKDFKQMGANEDDFKSNGASALGIVASNLG; encoded by the exons ATGTCCAGCAATGATGGTTTCGCAG GTGTTTCAAATTGCTATGTATTCAAAAGCCGATTACAAGAGTATGCACAAAAAGTGGGACTTCCGACACCTTTATACGATACCATCAAGGAAGGTCCTCCCCATGTGCCTTCCTTTAAGTCCACAGTGATAGTGAATGATGTCAGGTATGATTCTCTACCTGGATTTTCCAATCGCAAGGCAGCAGAGCAGTCAGCTGCTGAAGTTGCTCTTGTGGAATTAGCTAAATCTGGGAACATGAAGGAATGCATTTCTCAACCTGTG CATGAAACAGGCTTATGCAAAAACCTGCTCCAAGAATATGCACAGAAGATGAACTATGCAATTCCAATGTATGTATGCCAGAAAGATGAATCACCAGGTAGAGCAGCCTCTTTTTCTTGTACAGTTGAGATTGGGGGGATTCGTTATATTGGAGCTGCAGcaagaacaaagaaagaagCAGAGATCAAAGCTGCTAGAACTGCTCTCTTAGCAATCCAGGCAAATACAGATGGAGTTGGTGAGAAATCAATTGGCAACACTCAGTTGACAGTAATACCGGGCAAAAAGAAGGGACCAGAGTCAGGTAATCTTGATGAGCCTGCAAAAGCTCTCAAACCAAAGAAAGCTCGTTTCAAAACCAAGGGGCTTAGGAAGAAATTCCCTGGAAACAAGGTAGGCAATGATCAAGTTGAAGATACAAGGGGTATGGAGGTTGATATAGATAATCAGGTGGGATCAGAACTGCTTCAGACTGATGCATCTATGGTCCAAGTAGCTGAATCTGGACTGTTGTCCATGGAATCAAAGGAGAATGTTGAAGGGGAGAAATCAATTGTAAACCAAAATGGGGGGGACAAAACTGTTGCTGAAGGTGACCCAATTCCTGATATCATTGGTAATTGTCAAAATGGGCAAGCAACAGCTTCAGACATAAAAAAAACCGACCATAAAGCACCTCCTGAGCTGGGAATCTCTTCCATGTCCCCTGCAGAAGTTTTAGTCACTGTGGCCATGGAGGTGAACAAGGTTTCTGAAGCTGGACTGGTGGATTCCGCGATAATGAACAGTCCCAACGAGGATCAGACAGAGGCTGCAAGTGCCGCAAAGGATTTCAAGCAAATGGGTGCAAATGAAGACGATTTCAAGAGCAACGGAGCAAGCGCCCTGGGCATTGTGGCCTCAAATCTAGGGTGA